From a region of the Neobacillus niacini genome:
- the cmk gene encoding (d)CMP kinase — translation MEKKLSIAIDGPAAAGKSTVAKVVAEKLSYIYIDTGAMYRALTYKALVNNLNLEDENSLLDTLLETKLELFPSPKGQLVFLDNQEVTDEIRSSSVTNSVSIVAKHQKVREEMVRMQQSFAVNGGVVMDGRDIGTHVLPNAEVKVFLLASVEERAVRRHAENSQKGYPSDLEQLKEEIARRDKIDSEREFAPLRKADDAIEIDTTSLTIPEVVEKIMDLVHERVG, via the coding sequence ATGGAAAAAAAATTATCAATCGCAATTGACGGACCTGCCGCAGCGGGTAAGAGCACAGTGGCAAAAGTTGTGGCAGAAAAGTTATCTTACATATATATTGATACTGGTGCAATGTATCGTGCCCTAACATATAAAGCACTGGTAAATAACCTTAACTTAGAAGATGAAAACTCACTGTTAGATACTCTATTAGAAACAAAGTTAGAATTATTTCCTTCACCAAAGGGTCAATTGGTGTTTCTTGATAATCAAGAAGTAACAGATGAAATTCGTTCATCATCAGTAACAAATTCCGTTTCGATTGTAGCCAAGCATCAAAAGGTTCGTGAAGAAATGGTAAGAATGCAGCAGTCCTTTGCCGTAAACGGAGGGGTTGTGATGGATGGCAGAGACATTGGGACACATGTACTTCCAAATGCGGAAGTAAAGGTTTTTCTACTTGCAAGTGTGGAGGAAAGAGCGGTAAGACGACATGCGGAAAATTCACAAAAAGGCTATCCTTCCGATTTAGAACAATTAAAGGAAGAAATTGCCCGTCGTGATAAAATAGATTCAGAACGTGAATTTGCACCATTAAGAAAAGCTGACGACGCAATTGAAATCGACACAACATCTTTGACCATCCCAGAAGTAGTAGAAAAAATTATGGATCTCGTGCATGAAAGGGTTGGATAA
- a CDS encoding lysophospholipid acyltransferase family protein: MTFYSFARSVVAGVFKPWYRIEVSGLEYFPKEGGVLLCTNHIHNFDPLVVGITAPRPVHFMAKEELFKVPVLGNIVRKCNAFPVKRGKGDRESLRAGLKVLKDGNVFGLFPEGTRSKTGEIGKGLSGAGFFALRSEADVVPCAIIGPYKSLKTLKVVYGKPIAMDEMRAVKASAEQVTELIMSEIDKLIKEHR, from the coding sequence GTGACGTTTTATTCGTTTGCAAGATCAGTTGTTGCTGGTGTTTTTAAACCGTGGTATCGAATTGAAGTTAGTGGATTAGAGTATTTCCCTAAAGAAGGCGGGGTCCTGCTGTGTACTAACCATATCCATAATTTTGACCCTTTAGTGGTGGGGATTACGGCTCCAAGACCTGTCCATTTTATGGCAAAGGAAGAACTATTCAAGGTTCCTGTATTGGGTAATATCGTTAGAAAGTGCAACGCTTTCCCTGTAAAAAGAGGGAAAGGGGACAGGGAATCATTAAGAGCTGGATTAAAGGTATTAAAAGACGGAAATGTTTTCGGTCTGTTCCCCGAAGGGACTAGAAGTAAAACAGGTGAAATTGGCAAAGGGCTATCGGGAGCGGGTTTTTTTGCCCTTAGATCGGAAGCGGATGTGGTCCCATGCGCAATAATTGGACCGTACAAAAGTTTAAAAACGTTAAAGGTTGTTTATGGAAAACCGATTGCAATGGATGAAATGAGGGCTGTAAAAGCCTCTGCGGAGCAGGTGACTGAATTAATAATGTCAGAAATAGATAAACTTATTAAAGAGCACCGATAG
- the rpsA gene encoding 30S ribosomal protein S1: MSEEMNQVEVKNYTIGDKVTGQVTKVEEKQVIVNIKDSKHDGIIPISELSSIHVEKASDVVSEGDELELEVLKVEEDALVLSKRKVDAEKAWVNLENLFNSGEVFETEVKDVVKGGLVVDLGVRGFVPASLVEAHFVEDFSDYKGKNLTFKIVELDKEKNRLILSHRAVVEEEKGKHKKNLLNSITPGSIIDGTVQRITDFGAFVDIGGIDGLVHISQLSYQHIEKPSDVVQEGQKVKVKVLNVDRDNERISLSIKETQPGPWSDIAEKAPKGSTLTGTVKRLVSYGAFVEVFPGVEGLVHISQIAHKHIGTPHEVLKEGQEVQVKVLDANEQEQRLSLSIKDLLEKDVEENFDYELPEESKGFQLGEMIGDKLKNLGK; encoded by the coding sequence ATGTCGGAAGAAATGAACCAAGTAGAAGTAAAAAATTATACCATTGGTGATAAAGTCACAGGACAAGTTACAAAGGTAGAAGAAAAACAGGTTATCGTAAATATTAAGGATAGTAAACATGATGGTATTATTCCAATCAGTGAACTTTCTAGTATTCATGTTGAAAAGGCCTCTGATGTTGTTTCAGAAGGTGATGAACTAGAACTTGAGGTATTAAAAGTAGAAGAGGATGCTCTTGTATTATCAAAAAGAAAAGTAGACGCTGAAAAGGCTTGGGTTAATCTGGAAAATCTTTTTAATAGTGGAGAGGTCTTTGAAACCGAAGTAAAGGATGTAGTAAAGGGAGGTCTTGTCGTTGATCTTGGCGTTCGAGGCTTTGTACCCGCATCTTTAGTAGAAGCTCATTTTGTCGAAGACTTTTCAGATTATAAAGGTAAAAATTTGACTTTTAAGATTGTTGAGCTGGATAAAGAGAAAAATCGTCTTATTCTTTCACATCGTGCAGTGGTGGAGGAAGAAAAGGGAAAACATAAGAAAAACCTCCTTAACTCGATTACTCCTGGATCAATAATTGATGGAACAGTTCAAAGAATTACAGATTTTGGAGCATTCGTTGATATTGGCGGTATCGATGGCCTTGTTCATATTTCTCAATTATCATATCAACATATTGAAAAACCATCAGATGTAGTTCAAGAAGGTCAAAAAGTAAAAGTTAAGGTTCTAAATGTAGATCGTGATAATGAAAGAATTTCTTTATCTATTAAAGAAACACAGCCAGGACCATGGTCTGATATAGCTGAAAAAGCACCTAAGGGCAGCACATTAACAGGAACAGTCAAGAGATTGGTTTCTTATGGTGCGTTCGTAGAAGTATTCCCTGGCGTAGAAGGCCTCGTTCATATCTCACAAATAGCTCATAAGCATATTGGTACACCACATGAGGTATTGAAAGAAGGGCAAGAGGTACAAGTGAAAGTACTAGATGCAAACGAACAGGAGCAGCGACTTTCATTGAGTATCAAAGATCTACTTGAAAAAGATGTGGAAGAAAATTTTGATTACGAACTTCCGGAGGAATCAAAAGGATTCCAGCTTGGTGAAATGATTGGCGACAAATTAAAGAATCTGGGAAAATAA
- the fni gene encoding type 2 isopentenyl-diphosphate Delta-isomerase — MSRSERKWDHIRYALETGQKRSTAFDDVQFIHQSLPNMNVSDVTFQQKIGELSLSSPIFINAMTGGGGEKTYDLNKQLAIVAKETGLAMAVGSQMSALKDKSESYTYEVVRKENPSGVLIANLGSEAIPDQAKKAIDMIEANALQVHLNVIQELTMPEGDREFFGALKRIEAIVKEVNVPVIVKEVGFGMSKETVESLLSIGVSIVDIGGFGGTNFAQIENKRNEKSQAFFNQWGIPTAISISEASYASKSISIIGSGGVTSSDELAKGIALGASAIGFAGFFLKILVEQGIEALYEEISALHNELTIIMTALGAKSIQELQRAPLMISGQMHHWLTQRGIDTRIYSQRSIK; from the coding sequence GTGTCTAGATCTGAACGGAAATGGGATCATATTCGCTATGCTCTAGAAACAGGGCAAAAGCGGTCTACAGCATTTGATGATGTTCAATTTATTCATCAAAGTTTACCAAACATGAATGTATCAGATGTAACCTTTCAGCAAAAAATTGGCGAACTTTCTTTAAGTTCGCCAATTTTTATCAATGCTATGACAGGTGGCGGTGGGGAGAAAACTTATGACCTTAACAAGCAGCTTGCTATTGTGGCAAAGGAAACGGGGCTTGCTATGGCAGTGGGGTCACAAATGTCGGCACTGAAAGATAAATCTGAGAGCTATACATATGAAGTAGTACGAAAAGAAAACCCCTCTGGTGTATTAATTGCCAATTTAGGGAGTGAAGCTATTCCTGATCAAGCAAAAAAGGCTATAGACATGATTGAAGCCAATGCCTTGCAGGTGCATTTAAACGTAATTCAGGAACTGACGATGCCGGAAGGGGACCGGGAATTTTTTGGCGCCCTAAAAAGAATAGAAGCAATTGTAAAAGAGGTAAATGTCCCTGTTATAGTGAAGGAAGTAGGCTTCGGTATGAGTAAAGAAACGGTTGAGTCTCTTTTATCTATAGGGGTTTCAATTGTGGACATTGGTGGTTTCGGTGGAACAAATTTTGCTCAAATAGAAAACAAGCGCAATGAAAAATCTCAAGCTTTCTTCAATCAATGGGGAATTCCCACAGCCATCTCTATATCTGAAGCTTCATATGCCTCGAAATCGATTTCAATCATTGGTTCTGGCGGTGTTACTTCTAGTGATGAACTTGCTAAAGGAATAGCGTTGGGAGCTAGTGCGATCGGCTTTGCAGGCTTTTTCTTAAAAATCCTCGTTGAACAGGGAATAGAGGCTCTATATGAAGAAATCTCGGCACTTCATAATGAGTTAACAATCATTATGACAGCTTTAGGAGCTAAATCTATTCAAGAACTGCAAAGAGCGCCATTGATGATATCTGGTCAAATGCACCATTGGTTAACTCAAAGGGGAATCGATACAAGAATATACAGCCAGCGTAGTATAAAATAA
- a CDS encoding YpzI family protein gives MGKDRQAKKVKASGRAGVDRDQALHYPGSTKLQSPEEARGLNDNKYS, from the coding sequence ATGGGAAAGGATCGACAAGCGAAAAAGGTTAAAGCAAGCGGCAGAGCTGGAGTAGACCGTGATCAGGCGCTGCATTATCCTGGTTCAACTAAACTTCAAAGTCCTGAAGAGGCACGAGGATTAAACGATAATAAGTACAGCTGA
- the der gene encoding ribosome biogenesis GTPase Der — translation MVKPVIAIVGRPNVGKSTIFNRIVGERISIVEDIPGVTRDRIYSSGEWLTHDFNVIDTGGIDIGDEPFLEQIRQQAEVAIDEADVIIFLTNGREGVTAADEEVAKILYKSKKPIVLAVNKIDNPEMREQIYDFYSLGFGEPIPVSGSHGLGLGDLLDEAAKHFPKNKGQDYDADTIKFSLIGRPNVGKSSLVNAILGEDRVIVSDIAGTTRDAVDSPYTYNGDKYVIIDTAGMRKKGKVYESTEKYSVLRALRAIERSDVVLVVINAEEGIIEQDKKIAGYAHEAGRAIVIVVNKWDAVEKDEKTMKELEQKIREHFLFLSYAPIVFLSAKTKKRIHTLLPMINTASENHAMRVETSVLNDIIMDAVAMNPTPTDKGRRLKIYYTTQVAVKPPTFVVFVNEPELLHFSYERFLENRIREAFGFEGTPIKIYARERK, via the coding sequence ATGGTAAAACCTGTTATAGCCATTGTAGGAAGACCAAATGTTGGGAAATCAACTATTTTCAACAGAATTGTTGGAGAGAGAATTTCCATTGTTGAGGATATTCCAGGAGTGACCCGCGATCGAATTTATAGCTCAGGGGAATGGTTGACACATGATTTTAATGTAATTGATACGGGTGGTATTGATATCGGCGATGAACCGTTTCTTGAGCAAATTCGGCAGCAGGCTGAAGTAGCTATTGACGAAGCAGATGTTATCATTTTTCTAACAAATGGGAGAGAAGGGGTAACAGCTGCAGACGAAGAAGTAGCAAAGATTTTATATAAATCAAAAAAACCAATCGTATTAGCTGTTAATAAAATTGATAATCCTGAAATGCGTGAGCAAATCTATGATTTTTACTCTTTAGGATTCGGTGAACCTATACCAGTATCCGGCTCTCATGGTCTTGGATTGGGTGATCTATTAGATGAGGCAGCTAAACATTTCCCTAAGAATAAGGGACAGGATTATGATGCTGATACCATTAAATTTTCTTTAATAGGCCGGCCTAATGTTGGGAAGTCATCATTAGTCAATGCCATTCTAGGTGAAGACCGAGTCATTGTAAGTGATATTGCTGGTACAACAAGAGATGCTGTGGATTCTCCTTATACATATAATGGCGATAAGTATGTCATTATTGATACGGCTGGAATGCGGAAAAAAGGAAAAGTCTATGAGAGTACCGAAAAATATAGTGTTCTTCGTGCCTTAAGGGCAATAGAGCGGTCTGATGTTGTTTTAGTTGTCATTAATGCCGAAGAAGGAATCATTGAACAGGATAAGAAAATTGCCGGGTATGCACATGAAGCTGGACGGGCAATAGTAATTGTCGTCAATAAGTGGGATGCGGTTGAAAAAGATGAAAAAACAATGAAGGAACTTGAACAAAAAATTAGAGAGCATTTTCTCTTCTTAAGTTACGCTCCAATTGTTTTCTTATCTGCAAAGACGAAAAAACGTATTCATACGCTACTGCCAATGATCAATACTGCTAGTGAAAACCATGCAATGCGCGTTGAAACAAGCGTCTTAAATGATATAATTATGGATGCGGTAGCGATGAATCCAACACCAACCGATAAAGGGCGTCGATTGAAGATTTATTACACCACGCAAGTAGCGGTGAAACCGCCAACCTTTGTGGTTTTTGTTAACGAACCAGAATTACTGCATTTCTCTTATGAGCGCTTCTTAGAAAATCGAATCCGAGAAGCATTTGGATTCGAGGGAACCCCGATAAAAATTTATGCAAGAGAAAGAAAATAA
- a CDS encoding NAD(P)H-dependent glycerol-3-phosphate dehydrogenase yields the protein MQEKKEAVAVIGAGSWGTALAMVLADNEYEVRLWSHNESQVQEINQFHTNKKYLPEISLPELIVGYASLSDALAGIKTVILAVPTKAIREVLGKIRIVQNSPLTIAHVSKGIEPDSLLRISELIAEEMPSELLKAVVVLSGPSHAEEVSLRHPTTVTVSSESMAAAEEIQDLFINHNFRVYTNPDVIGVEIGGALKNIIALAAGITDGLGYGDNAKAALITRGLAEIARLGTKMGANPLTFSGLAGIGDLIVTCTSVHSRNWRAGNLLGKGKNLDEVLDNMGMVVEGVRTTKAAYQLAQKYNVSMPITFALYDVLFNGKNAKNAVDVLMARGKTHEMEDLVNILEERNLEE from the coding sequence ATGCAGGAAAAAAAAGAAGCTGTAGCTGTTATTGGTGCCGGCAGCTGGGGGACTGCACTTGCGATGGTCCTCGCAGACAATGAATATGAAGTCAGGTTATGGAGCCATAATGAATCCCAAGTTCAAGAGATAAATCAGTTCCATACAAATAAGAAATACTTGCCAGAAATCAGTCTGCCTGAATTGATTGTTGGTTATGCGTCATTAAGTGACGCTTTAGCCGGAATCAAAACGGTGATATTAGCGGTACCAACGAAAGCCATTCGTGAAGTACTTGGGAAAATACGTATAGTTCAAAACTCACCATTGACTATTGCGCATGTTAGTAAAGGGATTGAGCCTGATTCCCTTTTGAGAATTTCAGAACTGATAGCAGAAGAAATGCCAAGTGAGCTTTTAAAAGCAGTGGTAGTCCTCTCAGGTCCAAGCCACGCTGAGGAAGTTAGCCTTAGACACCCAACAACTGTGACCGTTTCGTCAGAAAGTATGGCTGCGGCTGAAGAAATACAAGATTTGTTTATTAACCATAATTTTCGAGTCTATACAAATCCAGATGTTATAGGAGTGGAAATTGGCGGAGCATTAAAGAATATTATTGCGCTGGCTGCCGGAATAACGGACGGGCTGGGGTATGGTGATAACGCCAAAGCTGCTTTAATAACCCGAGGCTTAGCTGAAATCGCGCGACTTGGAACAAAAATGGGAGCTAACCCTTTAACATTTTCCGGTTTAGCGGGAATTGGGGACTTAATTGTAACTTGTACAAGTGTCCATTCTCGGAACTGGAGGGCGGGTAATCTACTTGGTAAAGGGAAAAATCTTGATGAGGTTCTCGATAATATGGGAATGGTTGTTGAAGGTGTAAGGACCACAAAAGCAGCTTATCAGCTTGCCCAAAAGTATAATGTCAGCATGCCAATCACATTTGCTTTATATGATGTTTTATTTAATGGGAAAAATGCGAAAAATGCAGTTGATGTATTAATGGCACGTGGGAAAACTCACGAAATGGAAGATTTAGTAAATATTCTTGAAGAAAGAAACCTTGAAGAATAA
- a CDS encoding DUF2768 domain-containing protein: protein MSPGMLKMWISIAGMGLMFLAIITIYLSRYKLTGVLKFFTAVLAYIFLIISGITLFIVLFT, encoded by the coding sequence ATGTCACCAGGTATGTTGAAAATGTGGATATCGATTGCAGGGATGGGACTTATGTTTCTTGCTATTATTACAATTTATTTGAGCCGTTATAAATTAACAGGAGTGCTAAAGTTTTTTACAGCGGTCCTTGCTTACATTTTTTTAATCATTTCGGGAATTACGTTGTTTATTGTACTTTTTACATAA
- the spoIVA gene encoding stage IV sporulation protein A — MEKVDIFKDIAERTGGDIYLGVVGAVRTGKSTFIKKFMELVVLPNIDNEAERSRTVDELPQSAAGKTIMTTEPKFVPNQAASVHVDEGLNVNIRLVDCVGYTVPGAKGYEDENGPRMITTPWYEEPIPFHEAAEIGTRKVIQEHSTIGVVVTTDGTIGEIPRSNYIEAEERVINELKEVGKPFIMVVNSAQPYHPSTETLRSSLAEKYDIPVLAMSVESMRDSDVLNVLREALYEFPVLEVNVNLPSWVMVLRENHWLRESYQEAVKETVKDIKRLRDVDRVVQQFSDFDYIERAGLAGIEMGQGVAEIDLFAPDELYDDILKEIVGVEIRGKDHLLELMQDFAHAKAEYDHISDALRMVKQTGYGIASPSLSDMSLEEPEIIRQGARFGVRLRAVAPSIHMIKVDVESEFAPIIGTEKQSEELVRYLMQDFEDDPLSIWNSDIFGRSLSSIVREGIQAKLSLMPENARYKLKETLERIINEGSGGLIAIIL, encoded by the coding sequence TTGGAAAAGGTTGATATTTTCAAAGATATTGCCGAAAGAACCGGCGGTGATATTTATTTAGGAGTAGTAGGTGCTGTAAGAACTGGAAAATCCACATTTATTAAGAAATTTATGGAGCTTGTGGTTTTACCCAATATAGACAATGAAGCAGAGAGATCTCGAACAGTGGATGAGCTTCCTCAAAGTGCAGCAGGGAAAACAATCATGACAACTGAGCCCAAGTTCGTTCCGAATCAAGCTGCTAGTGTCCATGTTGACGAAGGACTTAATGTTAATATTAGATTAGTTGATTGTGTCGGTTACACGGTTCCAGGTGCTAAAGGGTATGAGGATGAAAATGGTCCGAGGATGATTACGACTCCTTGGTATGAAGAGCCTATCCCATTCCATGAAGCTGCTGAAATTGGAACTAGGAAAGTCATTCAAGAGCATTCTACCATTGGTGTAGTGGTGACTACTGACGGCACAATTGGCGAAATACCAAGAAGTAATTATATCGAAGCTGAGGAAAGAGTGATAAATGAGCTTAAGGAAGTGGGCAAACCGTTTATTATGGTTGTTAACAGCGCGCAACCATATCATCCAAGCACGGAAACACTCAGATCCAGCTTAGCAGAAAAGTATGACATTCCTGTGCTGGCAATGAGTGTTGAAAGCATGCGTGACAGTGATGTTCTTAATGTTCTTAGAGAGGCTCTTTACGAGTTCCCAGTGCTCGAGGTTAATGTTAACCTTCCTAGCTGGGTAATGGTATTGAGAGAGAATCACTGGCTGCGTGAAAGCTATCAAGAAGCAGTTAAAGAAACGGTTAAAGATATCAAGAGATTAAGAGATGTTGACCGGGTCGTGCAGCAATTCAGCGATTTTGACTATATTGAGAGGGCGGGATTAGCCGGAATAGAAATGGGTCAAGGGGTTGCGGAAATCGACTTATTTGCTCCAGACGAACTTTACGATGATATCTTAAAAGAAATCGTGGGAGTAGAAATTAGGGGGAAAGACCATCTTCTTGAACTTATGCAGGATTTTGCACATGCCAAAGCGGAATATGATCATATTTCTGATGCGTTAAGAATGGTGAAGCAAACTGGTTACGGTATTGCATCACCATCGCTTTCAGATATGAGCCTTGAAGAACCTGAAATTATCCGTCAAGGTGCAAGGTTTGGAGTAAGGCTGCGAGCAGTAGCTCCATCAATCCATATGATTAAGGTGGATGTGGAATCTGAGTTTGCTCCAATAATCGGAACAGAAAAGCAAAGTGAAGAGCTGGTTCGGTACTTAATGCAGGATTTCGAGGATGATCCACTGTCCATCTGGAATTCAGATATTTTTGGACGCTCATTAAGCTCCATCGTTAGGGAAGGTATTCAAGCAAAACTATCCCTAATGCCAGAGAATGCAAGATATAAACTAAAAGAAACATTAGAGAGAATCATAAACGAAGGATCTGGCGGTTTGATTGCAATAATACTTTAG
- the hbs gene encoding non-specific DNA-binding protein Hbs — translation MNKTELINAVAEASELSKKDATKAVDAVFDSILDALKNGDKVQLIGFGNFEVRERAARKGRNPQTGEEIEIGASKVPAFKPGKALKDAVK, via the coding sequence ATGAACAAGACAGAACTAATTAACGCAGTTGCAGAAGCAAGCGAACTTTCTAAAAAAGACGCTACAAAAGCAGTTGATGCTGTTTTTGATTCAATTCTAGATGCTTTGAAAAATGGTGATAAAGTCCAATTAATCGGTTTTGGTAACTTCGAAGTACGCGAACGTGCAGCACGTAAAGGACGTAATCCTCAAACTGGTGAGGAAATCGAAATTGGTGCAAGCAAAGTTCCTGCTTTCAAACCAGGTAAAGCGCTTAAAGATGCAGTAAAATAA
- the folE gene encoding GTP cyclohydrolase I FolE yields MTEVNRTQIEEAVRLILMAIGEDPTREGLLDTPKRVAKMYEEVFSGLKEDPKKHFETIFSEDHEELVLVKDIPFYSMCEHHLVPFFGKAHVAYIPKGGRVTGLSKLARAVEAVAKRPQLQERITSTIADSMMEKLDPHGVMVVVEAEHMCMTMRGVKKPGSKTVTTAVRGNLANDTIARSEILSLIKN; encoded by the coding sequence ATGACTGAAGTGAATCGCACGCAGATTGAGGAAGCGGTGCGTTTAATATTAATGGCGATAGGCGAAGATCCGACGAGAGAAGGTCTTCTTGATACGCCGAAACGAGTAGCAAAAATGTATGAAGAGGTTTTCAGTGGACTGAAGGAAGATCCGAAAAAACATTTCGAAACCATATTTAGTGAAGACCATGAAGAGTTAGTTCTGGTTAAGGACATCCCATTCTATTCCATGTGTGAACATCATCTTGTACCGTTCTTTGGAAAAGCACATGTAGCATATATTCCTAAAGGCGGGCGCGTAACAGGATTAAGTAAATTAGCAAGGGCAGTGGAAGCTGTTGCTAAGAGACCTCAGCTGCAAGAGAGAATTACCTCTACCATTGCTGATAGCATGATGGAAAAATTAGACCCTCATGGAGTAATGGTGGTTGTTGAAGCGGAACATATGTGTATGACAATGCGCGGGGTAAAAAAACCTGGTTCAAAGACAGTAACAACAGCAGTTCGAGGTAATCTTGCAAATGATACCATCGCTAGATCTGAAATACTATCGTTAATTAAGAATTAA
- the mtrB gene encoding trp RNA-binding attenuation protein MtrB, which translates to MEKRQPQNSDFVVIKAIDDGVNVIGLTRGTDTKFHHSEKLDKGEVLIAQFTEHTSAIKIRGNAKIMTHFGEMESEMKK; encoded by the coding sequence ATGGAAAAAAGACAACCACAAAATAGTGACTTTGTTGTAATAAAAGCAATTGATGATGGCGTTAATGTAATAGGTTTGACAAGAGGAACAGATACAAAATTCCATCATTCCGAAAAGCTTGATAAAGGGGAAGTATTAATCGCTCAGTTTACAGAACATACATCAGCTATTAAAATCAGGGGAAATGCAAAAATAATGACTCATTTTGGTGAAATGGAAAGTGAAATGAAGAAATAG
- a CDS encoding heptaprenyl diphosphate synthase component 1 has protein sequence MIKLPDIRQKFTDIKEQVEHKVFHPYLLKYIEKPVIDEDKLLILVSIMDRLELSYNEMKNYALTTMLIQIALDTHEHISNASVDEKNRQLTVLAGDYYSGLYYKLLAESEDISMIKELSKGIKEINEHKISIYQRELNGIENLMTSIKKIESSLLVKFSECFKVDLWNEFIANLFFFKRLLHEKRLFMESDSSLVFKTLQEFTIAKTHRSIKNLSDKQQSDLLVICDRYLDSSKQFLLKGMNQLPYLNDMLEARITSIINEHQPIVKTLVEEG, from the coding sequence GTGATTAAATTGCCAGACATTCGACAAAAGTTTACAGACATTAAGGAGCAAGTTGAGCACAAAGTATTTCATCCTTACTTGCTAAAATATATTGAAAAGCCAGTAATTGATGAAGATAAGCTGCTTATTCTCGTGTCCATTATGGATCGACTCGAATTGTCTTACAATGAGATGAAAAATTACGCGCTGACAACTATGCTTATTCAAATTGCCCTTGATACCCATGAGCATATATCTAACGCTTCAGTAGATGAGAAAAATAGACAATTAACGGTTCTAGCTGGGGATTATTATAGCGGCTTATATTATAAATTATTAGCAGAGTCCGAAGATATCAGCATGATTAAAGAACTCTCAAAAGGAATAAAAGAAATTAATGAACATAAAATTTCGATCTATCAAAGAGAACTAAATGGAATCGAAAACTTAATGACTAGTATAAAGAAAATTGAAAGCTCTTTACTGGTGAAATTCTCCGAATGTTTTAAAGTGGACTTGTGGAATGAGTTTATTGCTAATCTATTCTTTTTCAAGCGTTTACTTCATGAAAAAAGGCTTTTTATGGAGTCTGATAGCAGCTTAGTGTTCAAGACGTTGCAAGAATTCACCATAGCAAAAACACATCGCTCGATAAAAAATCTGTCAGATAAACAACAGAGTGATTTGCTTGTAATCTGTGATCGTTACCTAGATTCTTCAAAACAATTCCTCCTAAAAGGAATGAATCAGCTACCATATTTAAATGATATGCTTGAAGCTAGAATTACTTCGATCATTAATGAACATCAACCAATTGTGAAAACTTTAGTGGAAGAAGGGTAA
- a CDS encoding demethylmenaquinone methyltransferase, with protein MQQSKEQRVHKVFEKISDNYDKMNSVISFQQHIKWRKDTMKRMNVKPGSKALDVCCGTGDWTIALAEAVGPAGEVTGLDFSQNMLNVGVEKVKKLGLKQVTLIHGNAMELPFPDNSFDYVTIGFGLRNVPDYLQVLKEMNRVLKPGGIAVCLETSQPTLIGYKQLYYFYFKFIMPLFGKLFAKSYQEYAWLNESARSFPGMKELARMFETAGFKDVFYKPYSGGAAAVHIGNKK; from the coding sequence ATGCAGCAATCTAAGGAACAACGTGTTCATAAGGTCTTTGAGAAAATATCCGATAACTACGATAAAATGAACTCGGTTATTAGTTTTCAACAGCACATCAAATGGCGTAAGGATACAATGAAAAGAATGAATGTCAAGCCAGGTTCGAAAGCGCTGGATGTATGTTGTGGAACAGGAGACTGGACGATTGCTTTAGCTGAAGCCGTGGGTCCTGCTGGTGAAGTTACTGGACTCGACTTTAGTCAAAATATGCTAAATGTTGGGGTTGAAAAGGTAAAAAAACTAGGCCTAAAACAAGTTACTTTAATACATGGAAACGCTATGGAACTCCCTTTCCCTGATAATAGCTTTGATTATGTAACGATTGGGTTTGGTTTAAGAAATGTACCTGATTACCTTCAGGTTTTAAAAGAAATGAATCGCGTATTAAAGCCAGGAGGGATTGCAGTTTGCCTTGAAACCTCCCAGCCTACCTTAATTGGTTATAAACAGCTTTATTATTTTTATTTCAAATTTATCATGCCGTTGTTTGGTAAGTTATTTGCTAAGAGTTATCAGGAATATGCGTGGCTCAACGAATCCGCACGTAGTTTTCCAGGTATGAAAGAATTAGCTCGAATGTTTGAGACTGCCGGATTTAAAGATGTGTTTTATAAACCATATAGCGGCGGGGCAGCGGCGGTTCATATTGGAAATAAGAAGTAA